One genomic window of Roseobacter ponti includes the following:
- a CDS encoding ABC transporter permease, whose amino-acid sequence MTQRARNWLLIAPAGAWLLVMLVVPLSIVFVFSFGERAPSGGYVPAFTFEQYANLPARFTAFQNTLILAPLGTLMALLIAYPLAYQLAVRTSEKWKTLLLVLVIVPFWTSILIRSYAWIFILGGRGLPALLESIGIDDVRLIYTPFAVLVGIVYGYLPLMVFPVYVSLDRLDKRLLEASSDLGAHPVTTFFKVTLPMSVSGIATGCMLVFILLMGEFLIPALLGGGKVFFVGNALVDLFLQSRNWAYGSAVAMMLIVIMLVTVTLYMRLISKLNVQRDDAALM is encoded by the coding sequence GTGACACAGCGTGCAAGAAACTGGCTTCTGATCGCCCCTGCGGGGGCGTGGTTGCTGGTGATGCTGGTCGTGCCGCTCTCGATTGTCTTTGTGTTCAGCTTCGGAGAGCGGGCGCCATCCGGTGGCTATGTGCCCGCTTTCACATTCGAGCAGTACGCCAACCTGCCCGCGCGGTTCACAGCGTTTCAGAATACGCTGATCCTTGCGCCGCTTGGCACGTTGATGGCTCTGCTGATTGCCTACCCGCTGGCCTATCAGCTGGCGGTACGCACCAGCGAAAAATGGAAGACACTGCTGCTGGTGCTGGTGATTGTCCCTTTCTGGACGTCGATCCTCATTCGCAGCTACGCCTGGATATTTATCCTTGGCGGACGGGGTCTGCCCGCTCTGCTGGAGAGCATCGGCATCGATGACGTGCGTCTGATTTACACTCCCTTCGCCGTTCTGGTCGGCATCGTCTACGGATATCTGCCGCTGATGGTATTTCCTGTCTATGTCAGCCTTGACCGGCTCGACAAACGCCTGCTCGAAGCGTCCTCTGATCTGGGTGCACATCCGGTGACCACGTTTTTCAAAGTGACCCTGCCCATGTCAGTTTCAGGCATCGCGACAGGCTGCATGCTGGTGTTTATCCTGCTGATGGGCGAGTTCCTCATCCCCGCACTCCTGGGCGGCGGCAAGGTGTTTTTTGTCGGAAATGCGCTTGTTGACCTCTTCCTGCAATCGCGCAACTGGGCTTACGGCTCGGCAGTCGCCATGATGCTCATCGTCATCATGCTTGTGACGGTAACCCTCTACATGCGTCTGATCTCAAAGCTGAATGTTCAGCGTGACGATGCGGCGTTGATGTGA
- a CDS encoding ABC transporter permease, with protein MRIYAVFVYVFLYTPIAIIALFSFSAGRSASQFEGFSVQWYGRALNNPFVMDALGNSLLVAFISATLASILGTLAAVGLQGVRGPVRAFFDALIYIAVMIPGIVIGIATLIALVTVFDVVNPWLARMWPDDTTPPSLSMGMGSLIAAHTMFTLALVVIIVRARLSGLEGALSEASADLYATPFATFRQITLPLIAPAVLAGFLLSFTFSFDDFIIAFFVAGSETTLPIYIFSSIRRGITPEVNAIGTMVMIASLVLLIIAQLILRRGDKPRR; from the coding sequence ATGCGCATTTACGCTGTTTTCGTCTACGTGTTCCTTTACACGCCGATTGCGATCATCGCGCTGTTCAGTTTCAGCGCCGGACGCAGCGCCAGCCAGTTCGAAGGATTTTCAGTCCAGTGGTATGGCCGTGCTCTGAACAACCCTTTTGTAATGGATGCCCTGGGCAACAGCCTGCTGGTTGCTTTTATATCGGCCACACTGGCCAGCATCCTTGGCACCCTCGCGGCCGTGGGTCTTCAGGGCGTGCGTGGTCCTGTACGGGCTTTCTTCGATGCGCTGATCTATATCGCGGTGATGATCCCCGGGATTGTCATTGGTATTGCCACACTGATTGCCCTCGTGACGGTCTTTGATGTGGTCAATCCCTGGCTTGCACGGATGTGGCCGGACGATACGACACCTCCGTCGCTGTCGATGGGTATGGGGTCTCTGATCGCGGCCCATACGATGTTCACACTGGCGCTGGTCGTAATCATTGTGCGCGCGCGCCTGTCCGGTCTTGAAGGTGCGCTGAGCGAGGCGTCGGCCGATCTTTATGCCACCCCGTTTGCCACGTTCCGGCAGATCACGCTGCCGCTGATTGCACCGGCTGTACTTGCCGGCTTTCTTCTCAGTTTCACGTTCAGTTTTGACGATTTCATCATCGCGTTCTTTGTCGCCGGGTCGGAAACGACGCTGCCCATTTACATTTTCTCTTCGATCCGGCGCGGCATCACGCCTGAGGTAAATGCGATCGGGACAATGGTGATGATTGCCTCGCTGGTTCTGCTGATTATTGCACAACTCATTTTGCGTCGCGGGGACAAACCGCGGCGCTGA